One genomic segment of Oncorhynchus kisutch isolate 150728-3 linkage group LG15, Okis_V2, whole genome shotgun sequence includes these proteins:
- the LOC109905770 gene encoding protein NPAT isoform X1, producing the protein MLLPSDIARLVLGYMQQEGLCSTSQAFIRESPNLKEYAEHSSDDATIPACVFSLFGKNLTTILNEYVAVKAKETIEETQIPVMMTSLWKKLDFTLNQIKSMQNSPAIIQNQRLRTRNGIVNMRGRQRALSSTQSPSSGFLSSSAQGVATPVCYSSQQTRPSSICGTQPQIQDGGRLLSNVNRESPLQITVPDNRLTTGPLSPGRRKCDSPRRRGGGSSGSGGTGRANMAASSLTAEPQSEEAVTENFPQMLIQNARERILNDKSLQEKLAENINKILASDVSPQALKASCSTMEPDQSIDEILGLQGEIHMSNDVIQDILQQTESDPAFQALFDLFDYGKSKTSEDTEQGAGNVSNTTTENGEPETRCIDGSPETGDPGTGPENSTCGQENRVIKSSQEPKSKKTRKSAPPVSSTSKATPGPSSRGLRRGAISTTPGLSSRGLRKGASSTTPGPSSKGVRRGDIATRPSARIDQLTAAASSAANDSDWVDSGSIFNPDVSGVDIDKPLNTPLDSIAPPDVFEPVRQESGTIPPASACNTPSSETRTVSAVKNILGNENTVGVDGRQVMDNQASLLNSSPSLSNSMPMLDQSNKAPIQASNLPHRNITPPSSVGNSQPLPQTLHSMAGPSTVTTTPAAPTFIPNPNSTGKEVDPSKIVALKIIISDEQEEPSSDSALNQAVSSITGDRIPTIFLSSPTKSPAKAPALSGAPMAQEETVQAVSSLQRTEVLLPAETNPLSGKAGDVAALAGTSSALTQPGYYIQLPFDSATSTNSYILVTDTTATDPQSNKVILPSGAPQVQTVPPTSYTLATPPCYSPGSRLIISSPVQPMLQSMVVPVSVVGQNNATQFSVVPNQLIAMPSPASAKQPAAVNTDPKLAPKDTTVSGKTGASGSNIVTKQVHPQSSESTGQQKVVAVGSSPSHRRMLCFDGSAGETSTSKATATAVSPVQQVEKEMPKSASAILGSSRPKRRIETVRCTDNTQTSWTGTETEKSSTVQKQKEAAKKTPSKRDANQNARSQSASTSRSQSAGSSRTEASQSESRKRSQSADKKKDDDGAGPKDAQSSRSSSSDHRLRSGSRKEKDSYRQEPTEKSPAKEREGRTEKRTSSQDPPHVTANKENELEGGRREQQPTPAPRAFSPAPQTPVPQACSSKFPSKTSPLTKQAAEMLHNIQGLNPPSTPPKKPGMGCLELPLPRTPGRLHESLYCPRTPARQKLDRNGEGTTRHLVPPTTPDLPSCSPASEAGSENSINMAAHTLMILSRAAIARTGTPLKDSLRQEGAGAVTPVAFKSKKRKQPGPLASPPAKKDLSGSSGSKKKAKKQQKLMDSFPDDLDVDKFLSSLHYDE; encoded by the exons ATGTTGCTTCCGTCTGACATAGCGCGGCTCGTTTTAG GATACATGCAACAAGAGGGACTGTGTTCTACAAGCCAGGCATTCATTCGTGAAAGCCCCAATTTGAAGGAGTACGCAGAACACAGCTCAGATGATGCAACTATTCCTGCTTGTGTGTTT TCCCTCTTTGGGAAAAACCTGACAACTATTTTGAATGAGTATGTTGCTGTCAAAGCTAAAG AGACGATTGAAGAGACTCAGATACCTGTCATGATGACATCATTGTGGAAAAAGCTTGATTTCACACTCAATCAAATCAA GTCTATGCAAAACTCCCCAGCTATTATCCAGAATCAAAGAC TCCGCACACGTAATGGGATCGTGAACATGAGGGGGCGACAGAGAGCCTTGTCATCAACGCAGTCCCCCAGCTCTGGGTTTCTGTCATCGTCGGCCCAGGGCGTCGCCACCCCAGTCTGCTACAGCTCCCAGCAGACCAGACCCTCCTCCATCTGCGGCACACAGCCCCAGATCCAAGATGGAGGACGTCTGCTCAGTAATGTGAACC GGGAGTCACCTTTGCAAATAACGGTTCCAGACAACCGGTTAACCACAGGACCATTATCCCCAGGGCGTCGGAAATG TGACTCCCccaggaggagaggtgggggctcCAGTGGATCCGGTGGGACTGGAAGAGCCAACATGGCGGCCAGTAGCCTGACAGCAGAGCCCCAGAGTGAAGAGGCAGTCACAGAGAATTTCCCT CAAATGTTGATACAAAATGCAAGAGAGAGGATTCTAAATGACAAGTCCTTACAAGAGAAGCTTGCTGAAAACATCAACAAAATTCTAGCAAG TGATGTCAGTCCTCAGGCTTTAAAGGCATCATGCAGCACCATGGAGCCTGACCAGTCAATAGATGAAATTCTGGGCCTGCAG GGGGAGATTCATATGTCTAATGATGTTATACAAGACATCTTGCAGCAGACAGAGTCCGACCCAGCCTTCCAGGCTCTTTTTGACCTCTTTGATTACG GCAAAAGCAAAACCAGTGAGGATACTGAACAAGGAGCTGGGAACGTGAGCAATACCACCACAGAGAATGGTGAGCCTGAGACTAGATGTATTGACGGCTCTCCTGAGACTGGAGACCCAG GCACTGGGCCTGAAAACTCGACATGTGGACAAGAAAATAGAGTAATAAAGTCCAGTCAAGAGCCCAAGAGTAAGAAAACAAGGAAATCTGCACCTCCTGTTTCAAGCACTTCAAAGGCAACTCCTGGACCCAGTAGCAGAGGGTTGAGAAGGGGAGCTATCTCAACAACTCCTGGACTCAGTAGCAGAGGGTTGAGAAAGGGAGCTAGCTCAACAACTCCTGGACCCAGTAGCAAAGGGGTGAGAAGGGGAGATATTGCAACTCGACCCTCAGCACGTATTGATCAACTTACCGCCGCTGCTTCTTCTGCCGCAAACGACTCTGATTGGGTTGACTCAGGCTCCATCTTTAATCCGGATGTATCAGGCGTGGATATAGACAAACCTCTCAATACCCCCCTTGACAGTATAGCTCCGCCAGATGTCTTTGAGCCAGTCAGACAGGAGAGTGGAACAATTCCTCCGGCGTCAGCATGCAACACACCTTCATCTGAAACCAGGACGGTCTCTGCTGTGAAAAACATATTAGGCAATGAGAACACAGTGGGGGTTGATGGTAGACAAGTGATGGATAACCAAGCTTCACTTCTTAACTCTTCACCTTCCCTGTCCAATTCCATGCCAATGCTGGATCAGTCAAACAAGGCTCCCATACAGGCCTCTAACCTGCCTCATAGGAATATTACCCCTCCCAGCAGTGTAGGAAATTCACAACCTCTACCACAGACCCTACACTCTATGGCTGGCCCCTCAACAGTTACAACAACTCCTGCTGCCCCAACCTTCATCCCAAACCCCAACTCTACAGGCAAGGAAGTAGACCCCAGTAAGATTGTGGCCCTGAAGATCATAATCAGCGATGAGCAGGAGGAGCCCTCCAGTGACTCTGCCCTGAACCAGGCTGTGTCCAGCATCACTGGGGATAGGATCCCcaccatcttcctctcctctcccaccaaGTCACCTGCTAAGGCCCCGGCCCTCAGTGGAGCCCCAATGGCTCAGGAGGAGACTGTGCAGGCGGTGAGCAGCTTACAGAGGACAGAAGTCCTCCTGCCAGCAGAGACCAATCCTCTTAGTGGGAAAGCAGGGGATGTGGCAGCATTGGCAGGGACGTCATCTGCGTTGACACAGCCTGGTTACTACATTCAGCTGCCCTTTGATTCAGCCACATCCACCAACAGCTACATCTTAGTGACGGACACAACAGCTACAGACCCCCAGTCCAACAAGGTGATATTACCCAGTGGCGCCCCACAGGTACAGACTGTACCCCCTACCTCATATACTCTGGCCACTCCACCCTGCTATTCTCCTG GATCTAGACTCATCATATCTTCACCAGTTCAGCCCATGCTGCAAAGCATGGTGGTTCCTGTATCTGTCGTTGGGCAGAACAATGCAACACAGTTCTCAGTAGTTCCTAATCAG TTGATAGCCATGCCTAGCCCTGCTTCAGCAAAGCAGCCAGCAGCAGTGAATACAGACCCTAAACTGGCTCCCAAGGACACCACAGTCTCAG GAAAAACGGGAGCTTCTGGATCAAATATAGTTACAAAGCAGGTCCACCCGCAATCCTCTGAAAGCACAGGGCAGCAGAAGGTGGTAGCAGTTGGCTCGAGCCCCAGCCATAGGAGGATGCTTTGCTTTGATGGGTCTGCTGGTGAAACTTCCACGTCCAAAGCTACAGCTACTGCTGTATCGCCTGTCCAACAGGTGGAGAAAGAGATGCCTAAATCTGCCTCTGCTATCTTGGGGAGCAGCAGGCCAAAAAGGAGAATAGAGACTGTAAGATGTAcagacaacactcagacatcatggACCGGAACGGAGACGGAGAAATCCTCCACTGTCCAAAAGCAGAAAGAAGCTGCGAAAAAGACCCCTTCAAAGAGGGATGCAAATCAAAATGCTAGAAGTCAAAGTGCAAGTACCAGTAGATCTCAGAGTGCTGGTAGCAGTAGGACTGAGGCTTCACAGTCAGAGTCCAGGAAGAGATCTCAATCAGCAGACAAGAAGAAGGATGATGATGGAGCAGGACCTAAGGATGCCCAGAGCTCCAGGTCATCTTCCTCTGATCACAGACTGAGATCAGGGAGCAGGAAAGAGAAAGACTCATATAGACAAGAGCCTACTGAGAAATCTCCTGCCAAGGAGcgggagggacggacagagaaaAGGACATCTTCTCAGGATCCCCCTCATGTCACTGCCAATAAGGAGAATGAGCTGGAGGGGGGAAGGCGAGAGCAGCAGCCCACACCAGCACCAAGAGCATTCAGCCCGGCCCCACAAACCCCTGTCCCCCAGGCTTGCTCCAGCAAATTCCCCTCCAAGACCAGCCCACTGACCAAGCAGGCAGCTGAAATGCTCCACAACATCCAGGGTCTaaaccctccctccacccctcctaaGAAGCCTGGCATGGGCTGTCTGGAGCTGCCTCTTCCTCGGACCCCTGGCCGTCTCCATGAGTCTCTATACTGCCCCAGGACCCCTGCACGTCAGAAGCTAGACAGAAACGGAGAGGGCACCACCAGGCACCTGGTCCCTCCCACCACCCCGGACCTTCCCTCCTGCAGCCCAGCCAGCGAAGCAGGGAGTGAAAACAGCATCAACATGGCGGCTCACACACTGATGATCCTATCCCGAGCCGCCATTGCCAGGACCGGCACCCCACTGAAAGACAGCTTGCGCCAGGAGGGGGCTGGAGCAGTGACCCCTGTAGCCTTCAAGAGCAAGAAGCGCAAGCAGCCTGGGCCCCTGGCCAGCCCGCCAGCAAAGAAAGATCTCTCAGGTTCATCTGGCAGTAAGAAGAAAGCAAAG AAACAGCAGAAACTAATGGATTCCTTCCCCGATGACTTGGATGTGGATAAGTTCCTGTCTTCACTGCATTATGATGAGTGA
- the LOC109905770 gene encoding protein NPAT isoform X2, producing the protein MLLPSDIARLVLGYMQQEGLCSTSQAFIRESPNLKEYAEHSSDDATIPACVFSLFGKNLTTILNEYVAVKAKETIEETQIPVMMTSLWKKLDFTLNQIKSMQNSPAIIQNQRLRTRNGIVNMRGRQRALSSTQSPSSGFLSSSAQGVATPVCYSSQQTRPSSICGTQPQIQDGGRLLSNVNRESPLQITVPDNRLTTGPLSPGRRKWRRGGGSSGSGGTGRANMAASSLTAEPQSEEAVTENFPQMLIQNARERILNDKSLQEKLAENINKILASDVSPQALKASCSTMEPDQSIDEILGLQGEIHMSNDVIQDILQQTESDPAFQALFDLFDYGKSKTSEDTEQGAGNVSNTTTENGEPETRCIDGSPETGDPGTGPENSTCGQENRVIKSSQEPKSKKTRKSAPPVSSTSKATPGPSSRGLRRGAISTTPGLSSRGLRKGASSTTPGPSSKGVRRGDIATRPSARIDQLTAAASSAANDSDWVDSGSIFNPDVSGVDIDKPLNTPLDSIAPPDVFEPVRQESGTIPPASACNTPSSETRTVSAVKNILGNENTVGVDGRQVMDNQASLLNSSPSLSNSMPMLDQSNKAPIQASNLPHRNITPPSSVGNSQPLPQTLHSMAGPSTVTTTPAAPTFIPNPNSTGKEVDPSKIVALKIIISDEQEEPSSDSALNQAVSSITGDRIPTIFLSSPTKSPAKAPALSGAPMAQEETVQAVSSLQRTEVLLPAETNPLSGKAGDVAALAGTSSALTQPGYYIQLPFDSATSTNSYILVTDTTATDPQSNKVILPSGAPQVQTVPPTSYTLATPPCYSPGSRLIISSPVQPMLQSMVVPVSVVGQNNATQFSVVPNQLIAMPSPASAKQPAAVNTDPKLAPKDTTVSGKTGASGSNIVTKQVHPQSSESTGQQKVVAVGSSPSHRRMLCFDGSAGETSTSKATATAVSPVQQVEKEMPKSASAILGSSRPKRRIETVRCTDNTQTSWTGTETEKSSTVQKQKEAAKKTPSKRDANQNARSQSASTSRSQSAGSSRTEASQSESRKRSQSADKKKDDDGAGPKDAQSSRSSSSDHRLRSGSRKEKDSYRQEPTEKSPAKEREGRTEKRTSSQDPPHVTANKENELEGGRREQQPTPAPRAFSPAPQTPVPQACSSKFPSKTSPLTKQAAEMLHNIQGLNPPSTPPKKPGMGCLELPLPRTPGRLHESLYCPRTPARQKLDRNGEGTTRHLVPPTTPDLPSCSPASEAGSENSINMAAHTLMILSRAAIARTGTPLKDSLRQEGAGAVTPVAFKSKKRKQPGPLASPPAKKDLSGSSGSKKKAKKQQKLMDSFPDDLDVDKFLSSLHYDE; encoded by the exons ATGTTGCTTCCGTCTGACATAGCGCGGCTCGTTTTAG GATACATGCAACAAGAGGGACTGTGTTCTACAAGCCAGGCATTCATTCGTGAAAGCCCCAATTTGAAGGAGTACGCAGAACACAGCTCAGATGATGCAACTATTCCTGCTTGTGTGTTT TCCCTCTTTGGGAAAAACCTGACAACTATTTTGAATGAGTATGTTGCTGTCAAAGCTAAAG AGACGATTGAAGAGACTCAGATACCTGTCATGATGACATCATTGTGGAAAAAGCTTGATTTCACACTCAATCAAATCAA GTCTATGCAAAACTCCCCAGCTATTATCCAGAATCAAAGAC TCCGCACACGTAATGGGATCGTGAACATGAGGGGGCGACAGAGAGCCTTGTCATCAACGCAGTCCCCCAGCTCTGGGTTTCTGTCATCGTCGGCCCAGGGCGTCGCCACCCCAGTCTGCTACAGCTCCCAGCAGACCAGACCCTCCTCCATCTGCGGCACACAGCCCCAGATCCAAGATGGAGGACGTCTGCTCAGTAATGTGAACC GGGAGTCACCTTTGCAAATAACGGTTCCAGACAACCGGTTAACCACAGGACCATTATCCCCAGGGCGTCGGAAATG gaggagaggtgggggctcCAGTGGATCCGGTGGGACTGGAAGAGCCAACATGGCGGCCAGTAGCCTGACAGCAGAGCCCCAGAGTGAAGAGGCAGTCACAGAGAATTTCCCT CAAATGTTGATACAAAATGCAAGAGAGAGGATTCTAAATGACAAGTCCTTACAAGAGAAGCTTGCTGAAAACATCAACAAAATTCTAGCAAG TGATGTCAGTCCTCAGGCTTTAAAGGCATCATGCAGCACCATGGAGCCTGACCAGTCAATAGATGAAATTCTGGGCCTGCAG GGGGAGATTCATATGTCTAATGATGTTATACAAGACATCTTGCAGCAGACAGAGTCCGACCCAGCCTTCCAGGCTCTTTTTGACCTCTTTGATTACG GCAAAAGCAAAACCAGTGAGGATACTGAACAAGGAGCTGGGAACGTGAGCAATACCACCACAGAGAATGGTGAGCCTGAGACTAGATGTATTGACGGCTCTCCTGAGACTGGAGACCCAG GCACTGGGCCTGAAAACTCGACATGTGGACAAGAAAATAGAGTAATAAAGTCCAGTCAAGAGCCCAAGAGTAAGAAAACAAGGAAATCTGCACCTCCTGTTTCAAGCACTTCAAAGGCAACTCCTGGACCCAGTAGCAGAGGGTTGAGAAGGGGAGCTATCTCAACAACTCCTGGACTCAGTAGCAGAGGGTTGAGAAAGGGAGCTAGCTCAACAACTCCTGGACCCAGTAGCAAAGGGGTGAGAAGGGGAGATATTGCAACTCGACCCTCAGCACGTATTGATCAACTTACCGCCGCTGCTTCTTCTGCCGCAAACGACTCTGATTGGGTTGACTCAGGCTCCATCTTTAATCCGGATGTATCAGGCGTGGATATAGACAAACCTCTCAATACCCCCCTTGACAGTATAGCTCCGCCAGATGTCTTTGAGCCAGTCAGACAGGAGAGTGGAACAATTCCTCCGGCGTCAGCATGCAACACACCTTCATCTGAAACCAGGACGGTCTCTGCTGTGAAAAACATATTAGGCAATGAGAACACAGTGGGGGTTGATGGTAGACAAGTGATGGATAACCAAGCTTCACTTCTTAACTCTTCACCTTCCCTGTCCAATTCCATGCCAATGCTGGATCAGTCAAACAAGGCTCCCATACAGGCCTCTAACCTGCCTCATAGGAATATTACCCCTCCCAGCAGTGTAGGAAATTCACAACCTCTACCACAGACCCTACACTCTATGGCTGGCCCCTCAACAGTTACAACAACTCCTGCTGCCCCAACCTTCATCCCAAACCCCAACTCTACAGGCAAGGAAGTAGACCCCAGTAAGATTGTGGCCCTGAAGATCATAATCAGCGATGAGCAGGAGGAGCCCTCCAGTGACTCTGCCCTGAACCAGGCTGTGTCCAGCATCACTGGGGATAGGATCCCcaccatcttcctctcctctcccaccaaGTCACCTGCTAAGGCCCCGGCCCTCAGTGGAGCCCCAATGGCTCAGGAGGAGACTGTGCAGGCGGTGAGCAGCTTACAGAGGACAGAAGTCCTCCTGCCAGCAGAGACCAATCCTCTTAGTGGGAAAGCAGGGGATGTGGCAGCATTGGCAGGGACGTCATCTGCGTTGACACAGCCTGGTTACTACATTCAGCTGCCCTTTGATTCAGCCACATCCACCAACAGCTACATCTTAGTGACGGACACAACAGCTACAGACCCCCAGTCCAACAAGGTGATATTACCCAGTGGCGCCCCACAGGTACAGACTGTACCCCCTACCTCATATACTCTGGCCACTCCACCCTGCTATTCTCCTG GATCTAGACTCATCATATCTTCACCAGTTCAGCCCATGCTGCAAAGCATGGTGGTTCCTGTATCTGTCGTTGGGCAGAACAATGCAACACAGTTCTCAGTAGTTCCTAATCAG TTGATAGCCATGCCTAGCCCTGCTTCAGCAAAGCAGCCAGCAGCAGTGAATACAGACCCTAAACTGGCTCCCAAGGACACCACAGTCTCAG GAAAAACGGGAGCTTCTGGATCAAATATAGTTACAAAGCAGGTCCACCCGCAATCCTCTGAAAGCACAGGGCAGCAGAAGGTGGTAGCAGTTGGCTCGAGCCCCAGCCATAGGAGGATGCTTTGCTTTGATGGGTCTGCTGGTGAAACTTCCACGTCCAAAGCTACAGCTACTGCTGTATCGCCTGTCCAACAGGTGGAGAAAGAGATGCCTAAATCTGCCTCTGCTATCTTGGGGAGCAGCAGGCCAAAAAGGAGAATAGAGACTGTAAGATGTAcagacaacactcagacatcatggACCGGAACGGAGACGGAGAAATCCTCCACTGTCCAAAAGCAGAAAGAAGCTGCGAAAAAGACCCCTTCAAAGAGGGATGCAAATCAAAATGCTAGAAGTCAAAGTGCAAGTACCAGTAGATCTCAGAGTGCTGGTAGCAGTAGGACTGAGGCTTCACAGTCAGAGTCCAGGAAGAGATCTCAATCAGCAGACAAGAAGAAGGATGATGATGGAGCAGGACCTAAGGATGCCCAGAGCTCCAGGTCATCTTCCTCTGATCACAGACTGAGATCAGGGAGCAGGAAAGAGAAAGACTCATATAGACAAGAGCCTACTGAGAAATCTCCTGCCAAGGAGcgggagggacggacagagaaaAGGACATCTTCTCAGGATCCCCCTCATGTCACTGCCAATAAGGAGAATGAGCTGGAGGGGGGAAGGCGAGAGCAGCAGCCCACACCAGCACCAAGAGCATTCAGCCCGGCCCCACAAACCCCTGTCCCCCAGGCTTGCTCCAGCAAATTCCCCTCCAAGACCAGCCCACTGACCAAGCAGGCAGCTGAAATGCTCCACAACATCCAGGGTCTaaaccctccctccacccctcctaaGAAGCCTGGCATGGGCTGTCTGGAGCTGCCTCTTCCTCGGACCCCTGGCCGTCTCCATGAGTCTCTATACTGCCCCAGGACCCCTGCACGTCAGAAGCTAGACAGAAACGGAGAGGGCACCACCAGGCACCTGGTCCCTCCCACCACCCCGGACCTTCCCTCCTGCAGCCCAGCCAGCGAAGCAGGGAGTGAAAACAGCATCAACATGGCGGCTCACACACTGATGATCCTATCCCGAGCCGCCATTGCCAGGACCGGCACCCCACTGAAAGACAGCTTGCGCCAGGAGGGGGCTGGAGCAGTGACCCCTGTAGCCTTCAAGAGCAAGAAGCGCAAGCAGCCTGGGCCCCTGGCCAGCCCGCCAGCAAAGAAAGATCTCTCAGGTTCATCTGGCAGTAAGAAGAAAGCAAAG AAACAGCAGAAACTAATGGATTCCTTCCCCGATGACTTGGATGTGGATAAGTTCCTGTCTTCACTGCATTATGATGAGTGA